A DNA window from Naumovozyma dairenensis CBS 421 chromosome 7, complete genome contains the following coding sequences:
- the GSY2 gene encoding glycogen (starch) synthase GSY2 (similar to Saccharomyces cerevisiae GSY1 (YFR015C) and GSY2 (YLR258W); ancestral locus Anc_1.375) has product MTRDLQNHLLFETATEVANRVGGIYSVLKSKAPITVAQYKDNYCLIGPLNKATYQNEVDQLDWESPETFPDELKPIQTALHAMRSRGVNFIYAKWLIEGSPRVILFDLDSVKGFLNEWKGDLWSLVGIPSPENDFETNDAILLGYTVAWFLGELTAVDKQHAIIAHFHEWLAGVALPLCRKRMIDVVTIFTTHATLLGRYLCAAGDVDFYNNLEKFDVDQEAGKRGIYHRYCIERAAAHTADVFTTVSQITAYEAEHLLKRKPDGILPNGLNVIKFQAVHEFQNLHALKKEKINEFVRGHFHGCFDFDLDNTVYFFTAGRYEYKNKGADMFIEALARLNYRLKVAGSKLTVVAFIIMPAKNNSFTVEALRGQAVVKSLENTVNEVTNSIGKRIFDHAMKFPNNGITSEIPVNLDELLKPSDKVLLKKRVLGLRRAPGELPPIVTHNMVDDARDPILNQIRHVQLFNNSSDRVKVIFHPEFLNANNPILGLDYDEFVRGCHLGVFPSYYEPWGYTPAECTVMGVPSITTNLSGFGAYMEDLIETNQAKDYGIYIVDRRFKNPDESVEQLVDYMEEFCKKTRRQRINQRNRTERLSDLLDWKRMGLEYVKARQLALRRAYPEQFKQLVGADLSDTNMDSLAGGKKLKIARPLSVPGSPRESRSGSVSVAYMTPGDLGTLQDANNADDYFNLSLTGAHDDDDEQGPFVDDN; this is encoded by the coding sequence atgacTCGTGATTTACAAAACCATCTATTATTCGAAACCGCAACAGAAGTGGCCAACAGAGTGGGTGGGATCTATTCCGTCCTAAAATCTAAAGCTCCAATAACAGTAGCCCAATATAAAGACAATTACTGTCTAATTGGTCCCCTAAATAAAGCAACATACCAAAATGAAGTAGACCAACTAGATTGGGAATCTCCTGAAACATTCCctgatgaattgaaaccAATTCAAACTGCATTACACGCTATGCGTTCCAGAGGGGTCAATTTCATCTATGCAAAATGGTTAATCGAGGGATCTCCTCGTGTTATCCTATTCGATTTGGATTCAGTTAAGGGATTCTTAAACGAATGGAAGGGAGATCTGTGGTCCTTGGTGGGGATCCCATCTCCTGAAAATGATTTCGAAACTAATGACGCTATATTGTTAGGTTATACAGTGGCTTGGTTCCTTGGAGAATTGACTGCAGTTGATAAACAACATGCCATTATTGCACATTTCCATGAATGGCTTGCTGGTGTAGCATTACCATTGTGTCGTAAGAGAATGATTGATGTCGTTACTATCTTTACTACGCATGCTACCCTTTTAGGGAGATATTTATGTGCCGCTGGTGATGTagatttttataataacttggaaaaatttgatGTCGATCAAGAAGCTGGTAAAAGAGGAATTTATCATAGATATTGTATTGAAAGAGCCGCTGCTCATACTGCAGATGTTTTCACCACTGTTTCACAAATCACTGCTTATGAAGCTGAGCATCttttgaaaaggaaaccAGATGGGATTTTACCAAATGGTTTGAACGTTATTAAATTTCAAGCTGTTCatgaattccaaaatttaCATGCtttgaaaaaggaaaagattaatgaatttgttAGAGGCCATTTCCATGGTTGTTTCGATTTCGATTTGGATAATACTGTTTATTTCTTTACAGCTGGTAgatatgaatataaaaataaaggtGCAGATATGTTTATTGAGGCATTAGCAAGATTAAATTATAGATTAAAAGTTGCTGGTTCTAAATTGACTGTCGTGGCATTCATTATTATGCCTGccaaaaataattcatttacTGTGGAAGCTTTAAGAGGTCAAGCTGTAGTTAAATCTTTGGAAAATACTGTTAACGAAGTGACAAACTCAATTGGTAAAAGAATCTTTGATCATGCAATGAAATTCCCTAATAATGGTATAACGTCGGAAATTCCAGTCAATTTAGACGAATTGTTGAAACCTTCAGATAAAGTCCTCTTAAAGAAACGTGTGCTTGGTTTGAGAAGGGCACCTGGTGAATTACCTCCGATTGTAACACATAATATGGTTGATGATGCAAGAGATCCAATCCTAAATCAAATTAGACATgttcaattatttaataattcatctgATAGAGTTAAAGTTATTTTTCATCCTGAATTTTTGAACGCCAATAATCCAATCTTAGGCCTAGATTATGATGAATTCGTTCGTGGTTGCCACTTAGGTGTTTTCCCATCATATTATGAGCCTTGGGGATATACACCAGCTGAATGTACCGTTATGGGTGTTCCTTCAATTACTACTAATCTATCAGGATTCGGTGCTTATATGGAAGATTTAATTGAAACTAATCAAGCTAAAGATTATGGTATTTACATTGTGGATCGTAGATTTAAGAATCCAGATGAATCTGTCGAACAATTGGTTGATTATATGGAAGAATTCTGTAAAAAGACAAGAAGACAAAGAATTAACCAAAGAAACAGAACAGAAAGATTATCAGATTTATTAGACTGGAAACGTATGGGTCTAGAATATGTTAAAGCTAGACAATTAGCATTACGTAGAGCATATCCTGAACAATTTAAACAATTGGTTGGTGCAGACCTAAGTGATACTAATATGGACTCGTTAGCTGGTGGTAAGAAACTCAAGATTGCAAGACCACTAAGTGTCCCAGGTTCACCTAGAGAATCTAGGTCAGGCAGTGTTAGTGTTGCATATATGACACCAGGTGACTTGGGTACTCTACAGGATGCCAATAATGCCGATGATTACTTCAATCTGAGCCTTACAGGCGCGCATGATGACGACGATGAACAAGGTCCATTCGTAGATGATAACTGA
- the NDAI0G05300 gene encoding serine/threonine-protein kinase (similar to Saccharomyces cerevisiae CMK1 (YFR014C) and CMK2 (YOL016C); ancestral locus Anc_1.374) encodes MQRLTPESQESTPSTSNHDDLQQPEPVTGHRVAKFLNKMSGQPASYVNKTNYIFGKTLGAGTFGVVRQARKLTTGEDVAVKILLKKALKGNNVQLQMLYDELAILQKLHHPNIVAFKDWFESKDKFYIVTQLATGGELFDRIIKKGKFSEVDAVSIMVQLISAVSYIHSQNIVHRDLKPENVLYLDNSDNSQLVIADFGIAKELKSNDDLIFKGAGSLGYVAPEVLTREGHGKPCDIWSLGVITYTLLSGYSAFIAESVEGFLEECTRSTYPVKFHSPYWDNISQEAKDFILRALTIDPNDRPTAEELLQDPWITNKNISTTDILPDVKKGFTLRKKLRDVIEIVKLNNRIKKLRALYGEGEEEEDKDLVENQISPIAQLQSSLRALSLQPKNQQIGELSPEQKQLKSALTQNTFAQIVQAAKQRKQKGAEIPTQQD; translated from the coding sequence ATGCAGAGACTGACACCAGAATCACAAGAAAGTACACCATCAACATCTAACCACGATGATCTTCAACAACCAGAACCTGTAACTGGTCATAGAGTAGCGAAGTTCCTTAACAAAATGAGTGGTCAACCAGCTTCATACGTAAACAAGAcgaattatatatttggtAAGACTTTGGGTGCTGGTACATTTGGGGTTGTTAGACAAGCAAGGAAGTTGACAACAGGCGAGGATGTTGCTGTTAAGATTCTCTTAAAGAAAGCTTTGAAAGGTAATAACGTTCAATTACAAATGTTATATGATGAATTGGCTATCTTACAGAAACTACATCATCCAAATATTGTTGCGTTCAAAGATTGGTTTGAATCCAAAGACAAATTTTATATTGTCACACAATTAGCCACTGGAGGCGAATTGTTTGATcgaattattaaaaaaggGAAATTCTCTGAAGTAGACGCGGTATCAATTATGGTTCAATTGATAAGCGCTGTGAGCTATATTCATTCTCAAAATATTGTTCACAGAGATTTAAAACCAGAAAATGTATTGTACCTTGATAACAGTGATAATTCTCAGTTAGTTATCGCTGATTTTGGGATCGCCAAGGAACTGAAATCGAATGATGATCTGATCTTTAAAGGTGCAGGTTCATTGGGTTATGTAGCACCAGAAGTTTTAACTCGAGAAGGTCATGGGAAACCATGTGACATTTGGTCCTTAGGTGTTATTACAtatacattattatcagGTTATTCTGCCTTTATTGCTGAAAGTGTAGAAGGTTTCTTAGAGGAATGTACAAGAAGTACATATCCTGTTAAGTTCCACAGTCCATATTGGGATAACATTTCGCAAGAGGCAAAAGACTTCATCTTGAGAGCGTTGACTATAGACCCTAATGATAGACCAACAGCCGAAGAACTATTACAAGATCCATGGATCActaataagaatattagTACAACTGATATTTTACCTGATGTTAAGAAAGGTTTCACATTACGTAAGAAGTTGCGTGACGTTATTGAGATTGTCAAATTGAACAACagaattaagaaattgAGAGCACTATATGGCgaaggagaagaagaggaagacAAGGATTTGGTGGAGAACCAGATTTCGCCAATTGCCCAATTGCAGAGCTCCTTACGTGCTCTGTCATTACAGCCTAAGAATCAACAAATAGGGGAATTGTCACCAGAACAGAAGCAGTTAAAATCGGCGTTGACACAGAATACATTTGCCCAAATTGTTCAAGCGGCTAAGCAACGTAAACAGAAAGGAGCGGAAATTCCTACTCAGCAAGATTAA
- the NDAI0G05310 gene encoding uncharacterized protein (similar to Saccharomyces cerevisiae IOC3 (YFR013W) and ESC8 (YOL017W); ancestral locus Anc_1.373), whose translation MSDIVNIDSDGSADLEVDEKHDKEGKQDKISAMKISKELKRKKQKRKGQLTFDDFKNVKVVNSPDVLSTKTIISNKNRTVLTVDEQNTKTGSENKENYLDDQSKTPSSTSSPSICNISKLVGLHKQGQTTTNLHLISNWASSVPLELKSYNDYDNKIFGLLSRANTDTKPIPYAGPIISIMAFINKFHKFFSNDILDISFQVFEIGLELTEQQDTSLSNKCVTISQEKMNLLFFTFLKLLFPPASKKHYSPPSMAELKSSKKALFNKKIIHQLRTKAIEWGYPKKWRVPVPKDIDVTQPLSYLLTPDEEDTTLVDPTHPEILTKNIPQWYKNTPLPNDENLLYNPNLEKMGVFAFEPKDRLIFLEILMRWCCSNSTLIHDEIYRLSHLKKEPSFGIYTQHVPRYLVNGIDESYDAFHKVCRLLQKRLLNRRKNKYQMNDAKKKDLSEKIIIVQELMKELKTTAVASDKSDIPFKSYQEWSDIFERESIDDPLSNPFNDDSYKLRMNEFFVGTVDHVGDFFLPRLHSYGNDSNTIGFCSVKQFLEKSNNDIQTNQLSSFRRVRGKFSLNFKLLLHAKSKLTKDSLSSKADVYDGDYWYEISHDYKSLDQYVSRISKIFQDYSVSKESAIKGMPQDENYLNDPKFENVLLQVRYLTEYLSKLSSILKKLEQLQSEHDEDKYEDRKTRSSRRSHGSYKEAYELQDDEEEYIADNGHDGIGAAEEDQSAYESQETVDNNDAYIDMSENPDIESADEANVSSSKQAHEASVSRSQRSLRRAKRRKESE comes from the coding sequence ATGTCTGATATTGTCAATATAGATTCAGATGGCTCCGCTGATTTAGAAGTTGATGAAAAGCATGATAAAGAAGGAAAACAAGATAAGATCTCAGCAATGAAAATCTcaaaagaattgaagaggaaaaaacaaaagagGAAAGGGCAATTGACGTTTGATGACTTTAAAAACGTAAAAGTAGTAAATTCCCCAGATGTGTTAAGTACTAAAACAATTATATCTAATAAAAACCGAACTGTCTTGACCGTTGACGAACAAAATACTAAAACAGGAAGTGAAAACAAGGAAAACTATCTAGACGATCAATCAAAGACACCTTCTTCTACGTCCTCTCCTAGCATATGTAATATATCCAAGTTGGTGGGACTTCATAAGCAAGGTCAAACAACTACCAACTTGCACCTGATTTCAAATTGGGCTTCAAGCGTCCCTTTAGAACTAAAATCTTATAACGATTATgacaataaaatatttggcCTTTTATCGAGAGCGAATACAGATACGAAGCCAATACCGTACGCAGGTCCAATCATAAGCATAATGgcattcattaataaattccaTAAGTTTTTCagtaatgatattttggaTATCTCATTTCAAGTTTTCGAAATTGGATTAGAATTAACTGAACAACAAGATACGAGCCTATCAAATAAATGTGTAACCATATCTCAagagaaaatgaatttattattcttcaCCTTTTTAAAACTATTATTCCCTCCAGCATCCAAAAAACACTATAGTCCGCCATCCATGGCAGAGTTGAAATCTTCAAAGAAAGCCCTttttaataagaaaataatcCACCAGCTTCGTACAAAGGCGATTGAATGGGGGTACCCTAAAAAATGGAGAGTCCCTGTGCCAAAAGATATAGACGTCACACAGCCATTATCATACTTGCTCACGccagatgaagaagatacaACTTTGGTAGATCCGACACACCCTGAAATcttaacaaaaaatatcCCACAATGGTATAAGAATACACCTCTACCGAATGATGAGAACCTATTGTATAATCcaaatttggaaaagatGGGCGTTTTTGCATTTGAACCAAAAGATCGATTGATTTTTCTAGAGATATTGATGAGGTGGTGTTGTTCAAATTCAACTCTTATTCatgatgaaatttataGATTGTctcatttgaaaaaagaacCATCGTTTGGCATTTATACGCAACATGTTCCCAGGTATCTTGTCAATGGTATTGATGAAAGTTATGATGCCTTCCACAAAGTCTGCAGGTTATTACAGAAGCGGTTACTAAATAGAAGGAAGAATAAATATCAAATGAACGAtgcaaagaagaaagatcTATCTGAAAAGATAATTATTGTACAAgaattaatgaaagaaCTTAAAACAACTGCTGTAGCATCTGATAAGAGTGATATTCCATTCAAATCTTATCAGGAATGGAGCGATATTTTTGAACGAGAATCTATTGATGATCCCTTATCGAATCCCTTCAATGATGATAGCTATAAATTAAGAATGAATGAATTCTTTGTTGGAACTGTCGATCATGTAGGTGACTTTTTCCTTCCACGATTACATTCTTATGGAAATGATTCGAATACCATCGGATTTTGTAGTGTAAAACAATTTCTAGAAAAATCTAATAATGACATCCAAACTAACCAGCTGTCTTCATTTCGAAGAGTACGCGGCAAGTTTAgtttaaatttcaaattactATTGCATGCTAAGAGCAAACTAACGAAAGATTCGTTATCTAGTAAAGCTGATGTCTATGACGGTGATTACTGGTATGAAATCAGTCATGATTATAAGAGCCTTGACCAATATGTATCACgtatttcaaagattttcCAAGATTATTCTGTTTCAAAAGAGAGCGCAATCAAAGGCATGCCACAGGATGAAAACTACCTTAACGAtccaaaatttgaaaatgtgTTACTTCAGGTACGGTATCTAACTGAATATCTATCCAAATTATCAAGTATTCTTAAAAAGTTAGAGCAACTTCAAAGCGAACATGATGAAGATAAGTATGAAGATAGAAAGACAAGATCATCACGAAGATCACACGGTAGCTACAAAGAAGCTTatgaattacaagatgatgaagaagaatacaTTGCTGACAATGGCCATGACGGTATTGGTGCTGCTGAAGAAGACCAAAGCGCATATGAAAGTCAAGAGACAgtagataataatgacgCATACATTGATATGTCGGAGAACCCTGATATTGAATCTGCCGATGAAGCAAACGTTAGTAGTTCGAAACAGGCTCATGAAGCATCGGTGTCGAGGTCACAAAGATCTTTGAGAAGGGCTAAAAGGAGAAAGGAATCTGAGTAG